Proteins from one Mesorhizobium sp. M9A.F.Ca.ET.002.03.1.2 genomic window:
- the sctR gene encoding type III secretion system export apparatus subunit SctR — protein MLDNSPNLLGILIAVGFVGLLPLAVVTMTGFLKISVVLFLIRNALGVQQMPPNLVLYGIALVLTVYVTTPLLSDMSGRLQEGQVQFQTTDDLARAAQLVREPLQQHLIKFTQPDERQFFLDGTNRLWPEQARQNLKDDDLSILVPAFVASELTRAFEIGFLLYLPFLIIDIVVANILMTLGMIMVSPVLISIPLKLFLFVAIDGWSRLMHGLILSYG, from the coding sequence ATGCTTGACAATTCGCCCAACCTCCTTGGGATTCTGATCGCCGTCGGCTTCGTCGGTTTGCTGCCGCTGGCAGTCGTCACGATGACCGGATTCCTGAAAATCTCGGTCGTGCTGTTCCTCATCCGTAACGCGCTCGGCGTCCAGCAGATGCCGCCCAATTTGGTACTCTACGGCATAGCACTCGTGCTCACGGTCTATGTCACGACGCCGTTGCTGAGCGATATGTCGGGCCGGCTTCAGGAAGGGCAGGTTCAGTTCCAGACGACGGACGACCTCGCCAGGGCGGCGCAACTGGTCAGGGAACCATTGCAGCAGCACCTTATCAAATTCACGCAGCCGGACGAGCGGCAGTTCTTTCTTGACGGAACGAACCGCCTGTGGCCGGAACAGGCACGCCAGAATCTGAAAGACGACGATCTTTCGATACTTGTTCCTGCCTTTGTCGCATCCGAGCTCACTCGCGCGTTTGAAATCGGCTTTCTGCTTTATCTTCCCTTCCTCATCATCGACATCGTTGTCGCGAACATCCTGATGACGCTCGGCATGATCATGGTCTCGCCGGTCCTCATTTCGATCCCGCTGAAACTGTTCCTTTTCGTCGCCATAGATGGCTGGTCGCGGCTGATGCACGGCCTAATCCTGAGTTACGGCTGA
- a CDS encoding flagellar biosynthetic protein FliQ, producing the protein MSNDFILAKVQSALLTVLFASSPAIIAALAVGILVGLAQALTQIQDQSLPQTIKLVVILLVIMVFGPLLGQQIAEQASTTLDEFPVVTR; encoded by the coding sequence ATGAGCAATGACTTCATCCTAGCGAAGGTCCAAAGCGCGCTTCTGACGGTGCTGTTCGCGTCCAGCCCAGCGATCATCGCGGCGCTGGCCGTCGGCATCCTCGTCGGCCTTGCCCAGGCGCTGACGCAAATTCAGGACCAGTCCCTGCCGCAGACGATTAAGCTCGTCGTCATCCTGCTGGTCATCATGGTCTTCGGCCCGCTGCTTGGCCAGCAGATCGCGGAGCAGGCCTCAACGACGCTGGACGAATTCCCCGTCGTGACGCGTTGA
- the sctT gene encoding type III secretion system export apparatus subunit SctT, producing MPVEPFFASVKELQFYLLAGAFALARMTGFMFLMPLFSRVPLSGLLRNGVALALAVPVFPMIVNKLTNTDLATTMIVVYMLKEVVVGVTLGLAMGIPFWAAEAAGDILDLQRGSTMGTLIDPMMTHETSATGTLLAVIMVTIYLAAGGLELSLTSLYDSYGLWPIDQLLPVFSKDAAGIFLDLLNRILMMALTLVFPLIISMLLSDIVLAFLARASPHLNVFALSLIVKTLVFSLVFVLYSAFLLFYMNRDLGFLHEAGRQIEAIGCRSCQ from the coding sequence ATGCCGGTCGAACCATTCTTCGCGTCGGTCAAAGAGCTTCAGTTCTATCTTTTGGCGGGGGCTTTCGCGCTCGCACGCATGACCGGATTCATGTTCCTGATGCCGCTCTTTTCGCGTGTGCCGCTGTCCGGCCTTCTGCGCAACGGCGTTGCTCTGGCGTTGGCGGTTCCGGTCTTTCCGATGATCGTGAACAAACTGACAAACACTGACCTCGCGACGACGATGATCGTCGTGTACATGCTCAAGGAGGTCGTGGTCGGGGTAACGCTCGGGCTGGCGATGGGCATACCGTTCTGGGCGGCCGAGGCTGCGGGCGATATCCTGGACCTACAGCGCGGCTCCACGATGGGGACGCTGATCGATCCGATGATGACCCATGAGACGAGTGCCACCGGCACCTTGCTCGCCGTCATCATGGTCACGATCTACCTGGCTGCAGGCGGCCTCGAACTTTCTTTGACCAGCCTTTACGACAGCTATGGCCTTTGGCCGATTGACCAACTTCTGCCCGTGTTCAGCAAGGATGCAGCCGGAATCTTCCTCGATCTGCTGAACCGCATTCTGATGATGGCATTGACCCTCGTTTTCCCGCTCATTATCAGCATGCTCTTGTCCGACATTGTGCTGGCGTTCTTGGCGCGCGCCTCACCGCACCTGAATGTTTTTGCGCTTTCGCTGATCGTGAAGACGCTGGTGTTTAGCCTCGTCTTTGTACTCTATTCAGCTTTCCTGCTCTTCTACATGAACCGGGACCTTGGCTTCCTGCACGAGGCAGGCCGACAGATAGAAGCGATCGGCTGCCGAAGCTGTCAATGA
- a CDS encoding DUF1445 domain-containing protein: MARQTTSPIYEDLRLVDADRLRRLVRMGAYEGHTGGLARGKLQANVVIVPRSFAVDFHQFCIRNPKPCPLVGVSRAGSPLIPALGDIDIRTDAPQYNIYHFGELTRQKTDVIDLWRDDFAAFALGSSLTVEAALAEKGVKLRRIGCGKASPKFRTRIETCRVGPFGGEMVVSMRPIRHCDVDKVRALTARFPHAHGSPIHVGDPTVIGIADLMGPDWGDAVKIMDGEVPVFWASSITAQDALARAELATSITVSPGHMLITDVDARADAGAFKVY; the protein is encoded by the coding sequence ATGGCTCGCCAGACCACTTCACCGATCTACGAGGACTTGCGACTGGTCGATGCGGATAGGCTGCGCAGACTTGTCAGAATGGGCGCCTATGAGGGGCATACAGGAGGGCTTGCGCGCGGCAAACTCCAGGCTAATGTTGTGATTGTGCCCCGCAGCTTTGCCGTCGATTTCCACCAGTTTTGCATCCGTAACCCGAAACCCTGTCCGTTGGTGGGCGTGAGTCGCGCCGGTAGTCCATTGATCCCAGCGCTGGGCGATATCGACATCCGCACCGATGCCCCCCAGTACAACATTTATCACTTCGGGGAGCTGACCCGTCAGAAAACGGACGTTATCGACCTTTGGCGGGATGATTTTGCCGCTTTCGCGCTTGGCAGTTCGCTTACCGTCGAGGCTGCACTTGCCGAAAAGGGCGTGAAACTCCGCCGCATCGGCTGCGGCAAAGCCTCACCCAAGTTCCGAACTAGGATCGAGACTTGTCGTGTCGGACCGTTTGGTGGCGAAATGGTCGTCTCGATGCGCCCGATCAGACATTGCGACGTCGACAAGGTTCGCGCCCTCACCGCACGCTTCCCGCATGCTCACGGCTCTCCTATCCATGTCGGAGATCCCACGGTCATCGGAATAGCCGACTTGATGGGTCCCGACTGGGGCGATGCGGTCAAAATCATGGACGGGGAGGTCCCTGTATTCTGGGCCAGCAGCATAACTGCACAGGATGCACTTGCTCGTGCCGAACTCGCGACCTCGATCACGGTATCGCCGGGGCATATGCTGATCACTGATGTGGATGCACGAGCCGATGCCGGCGCTTTCAAGGTTTACTAG
- a CDS encoding ATP-binding cassette domain-containing protein, giving the protein MTSDLLSLEGVTKSYASGGLLARKTFNAVDEVSFALDASRPEIFAIIGESGSGKTTLARMILNMVPASAGTIRFRDKALATIRGRRARLDFMRQVQPIFQNPYEAFNPLKRVDRYLYATARRLARVGRTEVDRVCDEALRKVGLSLAEVRGRFPHELSGGQLQRTAIARALISGPALLVADEPVSMVDASLRMSIVELFKALRDELGVSIVYITHDLATAYHISDRIIIMQKGRVVEGGDARTVLDNPQHPYSKLLKSAVLSPDNAETDEKVADHSVSPFDTRTV; this is encoded by the coding sequence ATGACGAGCGATCTGCTGAGCCTTGAAGGGGTGACGAAGAGCTACGCGTCGGGGGGGCTGCTAGCGCGCAAAACCTTCAATGCGGTCGACGAGGTGAGTTTCGCGCTCGATGCGTCGCGGCCTGAAATCTTCGCAATCATCGGCGAGTCGGGCAGCGGCAAGACGACGCTCGCCCGCATGATTCTCAACATGGTTCCGGCGAGCGCAGGCACGATCCGCTTCCGCGACAAGGCGCTGGCGACAATCCGCGGCCGGCGCGCGCGGCTCGATTTCATGCGCCAAGTGCAGCCGATCTTCCAGAACCCGTACGAGGCTTTCAATCCCCTGAAGCGCGTCGATCGTTACCTCTACGCCACCGCCCGCCGGCTGGCTCGGGTCGGCAGGACGGAGGTGGACCGCGTGTGCGACGAGGCGCTGCGCAAGGTCGGCCTGTCATTGGCGGAGGTGCGCGGGCGCTTTCCCCATGAGCTGTCCGGCGGCCAACTGCAGCGCACCGCGATCGCCCGCGCGCTGATCTCCGGTCCCGCGCTGCTCGTCGCCGACGAGCCCGTCTCGATGGTCGACGCGTCGCTCAGGATGTCCATCGTCGAACTGTTCAAGGCGCTTCGCGACGAACTCGGCGTGTCGATCGTCTACATCACCCACGACCTCGCCACCGCCTACCACATCAGCGACCGCATCATCATCATGCAGAAGGGCCGCGTGGTGGAGGGCGGCGATGCCCGGACAGTGCTGGACAATCCGCAGCACCCCTATTCGAAACTTCTGAAAAGCGCGGTGCTTTCACCCGACAATGCCGAAACCGATGAGAAGGTTGCTGATCACAGCGTCTCGCCTTTTGATACCCGCACGGTCTGA
- a CDS encoding ABC transporter ATP-binding protein, translating into MLDVKNLRAYYVMKYFGTQREVRAVDDISLQVGRNEIYGLAGESSSGKTTFIKTIAAAIRPPLTVVGGSIRYSFLDRDIYRLDRAALSAIRWRYLSYIPQGSMNVLNPVRRVRESFIDFALPHMDLKKQRFFAAIIAHLERLQLTPGVLDAYPHELSGGMRQRIAIALATVCRPDFIIADEPTTALDVVVQKSVLELIREAQREIGSSMIFVTHDMAVHANISDRLGIMYAGRLVEEAPTAEIFRNPKHPYTQHLIASLPRIGDLSAKRALTGAPPSLAEPPSGCRFHPRCPLAMDICRETHPELVSIDPRHRVACHAVSPAVGPDRVFAAAAKQRTGLVQ; encoded by the coding sequence ATGCTCGACGTCAAGAATCTTCGCGCCTACTACGTCATGAAGTATTTCGGCACGCAGCGCGAAGTGCGCGCCGTCGACGACATTTCGCTGCAGGTCGGCAGGAACGAGATCTACGGCCTCGCCGGCGAATCGAGTTCCGGCAAGACCACCTTCATCAAGACCATCGCCGCGGCCATCCGGCCGCCGCTCACCGTCGTCGGCGGCTCCATCCGCTACAGCTTCCTCGACCGCGACATCTACAGGCTCGACCGCGCGGCATTATCGGCGATCCGCTGGCGCTATCTCTCCTATATTCCGCAAGGCTCGATGAATGTGCTCAATCCGGTCCGGCGCGTGCGTGAGTCCTTCATCGACTTCGCGCTCCCCCACATGGACCTGAAGAAGCAGCGATTCTTCGCGGCCATCATCGCGCATCTGGAGCGTCTCCAGCTCACGCCGGGCGTGCTCGATGCCTATCCCCACGAGTTGTCGGGCGGCATGCGCCAGCGCATCGCGATTGCGCTTGCCACCGTCTGCCGGCCCGATTTCATCATCGCAGACGAACCGACGACGGCGCTCGACGTGGTCGTGCAGAAAAGCGTCCTCGAACTGATCCGCGAGGCGCAGCGGGAGATCGGCTCGTCGATGATCTTCGTCACCCACGACATGGCCGTTCACGCCAACATCTCCGACCGCCTCGGCATCATGTATGCCGGGCGTCTGGTGGAGGAGGCGCCCACGGCGGAGATCTTCAGGAACCCGAAGCACCCTTATACGCAGCATCTCATCGCCAGCTTGCCGCGGATCGGCGACCTCTCGGCCAAGCGGGCGCTCACCGGCGCGCCGCCCAGTCTGGCCGAGCCGCCGAGCGGCTGCCGGTTTCATCCGCGCTGTCCGCTCGCCATGGACATCTGCCGCGAGACGCATCCCGAACTGGTCAGCATCGATCCTCGCCATCGCGTCGCTTGCCACGCAGTAAGTCCCGCCGTCGGGCCGGACCGGGTGTTCGCGGCAGCCGCGAAACAACGGACCGGGCTCGTTCAATGA
- a CDS encoding ABC transporter permease translates to MLKTVRDLFRYNLEFALGAILILIVFGFAAASFFSPYPPMDSYVVAPDVPPSWAYPFGTNSRGQDVFWQLTIAIRNSLLFGLSVALMSRILSLLIGLVAGYAGGITDRILMTINDTFVVIPLFPILVLFFFMMRDNMSWPMLAVAMASLGWPYDARLIRSVALSLRTREFTAMSVFSGMSTRQILVEEHLPYVLPIVFSTTLNNMNWSIGLEVTLSVIGFTNIETPTIGTMIYWANQHTAMVAGVWWWILFPVVLVIMTFLGLYLLSVSMNEYIDPRSRLTRMGGQA, encoded by the coding sequence ATGCTGAAGACAGTCCGCGACCTCTTCCGCTACAATCTCGAATTCGCGCTCGGCGCGATCCTGATCCTGATCGTTTTCGGTTTCGCGGCCGCCTCGTTCTTCTCGCCCTATCCGCCGATGGACAGCTACGTCGTCGCGCCGGACGTGCCGCCGTCATGGGCCTATCCCTTCGGCACCAATTCGCGCGGGCAGGACGTGTTCTGGCAGCTTACGATCGCCATCCGCAACTCGCTGCTGTTCGGCCTTTCCGTCGCCCTGATGAGCCGTATCCTGTCGCTGCTGATCGGGCTGGTTGCCGGTTATGCCGGCGGCATTACCGATCGCATCCTGATGACGATCAACGACACCTTCGTCGTGATCCCGCTGTTTCCGATCCTGGTGCTGTTCTTCTTCATGATGCGCGACAACATGTCGTGGCCGATGCTGGCCGTCGCGATGGCGTCGCTCGGCTGGCCCTATGACGCGCGGCTTATTCGCTCGGTGGCGCTCAGCCTCAGGACGCGTGAGTTTACCGCGATGAGCGTCTTTTCCGGCATGAGCACCCGACAGATCCTCGTGGAGGAGCATCTGCCCTATGTTCTTCCCATCGTCTTCTCCACCACACTCAACAACATGAACTGGTCGATCGGACTGGAAGTGACGCTGTCGGTGATCGGCTTTACCAATATCGAGACGCCGACGATCGGCACGATGATCTACTGGGCCAACCAGCACACCGCGATGGTCGCCGGCGTCTGGTGGTGGATCCTTTTCCCCGTCGTCCTGGTCATCATGACCTTTCTGGGGCTCTACCTGCTTTCGGTTTCGATGAACGAATATATCGATCCGAGAAGCCGCCTGACCCGCATGGGAGGCCAGGCGTGA
- a CDS encoding ABC transporter permease yields MRTYALYLVRRFAQFILVVFIGINIAYLITHLTPVDPVEQAISSVTMFGQSSPEMVEVMRKTLRELYGLEGSAWEQYVFFWRRMATGDFGPSLSAFPTPVSTLIWQALPWTLGLLVCSTLIAWIVGNFLGGLAGYYRKNSLLKALGILAMSLQPIPYYIVAFILLVVFGFLWPVLPISGGAEMNIDRQGFAFAASIVKHSILPALSLVLVGLGAWFIGMRSLVSNIVTEDYVTYAELGGVDRRRILFSYVMRNALSPQLTGLALSLGAIFNGAIITEFVFGYPGMGTLLVRAVNAGDYSLVLGITSVSIIAVASAILVIDIIYPLLDSRVARS; encoded by the coding sequence ATGAGAACCTACGCGCTCTATCTCGTCAGACGCTTCGCACAGTTCATTCTGGTCGTCTTCATCGGCATCAATATCGCCTATCTCATCACCCACCTCACGCCGGTCGATCCTGTCGAGCAGGCGATCAGCTCCGTCACCATGTTTGGCCAGTCCAGCCCCGAGATGGTCGAGGTGATGCGCAAGACGCTGCGCGAACTCTATGGTCTCGAAGGCTCGGCGTGGGAGCAGTACGTCTTCTTCTGGAGGCGCATGGCGACGGGCGATTTCGGGCCTTCGCTGTCGGCGTTCCCGACGCCGGTCTCGACGCTGATCTGGCAGGCGCTGCCATGGACACTCGGCCTGCTCGTCTGCTCGACGCTTATCGCCTGGATAGTCGGCAATTTTCTTGGCGGCCTCGCCGGTTACTATCGCAAGAACAGCCTGCTCAAGGCCCTTGGCATTCTGGCCATGAGCCTGCAGCCGATCCCTTACTACATCGTCGCCTTCATTCTCCTCGTCGTCTTCGGCTTCCTCTGGCCGGTCCTCCCAATCAGCGGCGGCGCCGAGATGAACATCGACCGGCAGGGCTTTGCCTTCGCCGCCAGCATCGTCAAGCATTCCATCCTGCCCGCACTGTCGCTCGTGCTCGTCGGGTTGGGCGCGTGGTTCATCGGCATGCGCTCGCTCGTCTCCAACATCGTCACGGAGGACTACGTCACCTACGCCGAGCTTGGCGGCGTCGATCGCCGCCGCATCCTGTTCTCCTACGTCATGCGCAATGCGCTTTCGCCTCAGTTGACCGGACTTGCGCTGTCGCTCGGCGCCATCTTCAACGGCGCAATTATCACCGAATTCGTGTTCGGCTACCCCGGCATGGGCACGCTGCTGGTCCGGGCCGTGAACGCGGGCGATTACAGCCTGGTGCTCGGCATCACATCCGTGTCGATCATCGCGGTGGCATCGGCGATCCTGGTCATCGACATAATTTATCCGCTGCTCGATTCCCGCGTGGCGCGGAGCTGA
- a CDS encoding ABC transporter substrate-binding protein, translating into MRIMRVLAFFASAWLGAQSALAQGISNLPREETIIIENPQGTITNPPWFNIWMVARGGNSTGLQQLGMDTLWYIDPDAGIDGVWDNSLAADKPQYNADFTEMTVKLRDGIFWSDGVEFTADDVIFTVETQIKNPSMIWGPVFAASVDSVTAPDKRTVVFKLKRPNSRFHATFTVRWNAAWIMPKHVFEKVEDPTKFDFNPPVTIGPYKLHSFDPNGKWYIWEKREDWQRTSLARHGEPGPKYAAYIDPGPPDKRVILQLNHQLDIIHDTSPEGVFTLVKQSPTSQGWFKGFPYAHPDPTLPAVLFNHQVEPFQNADVRWALALLIDIKAVSMASYRGAATISAIGVPPTGLYGKYYFDPIEDWLKNFEIDTGKSKYKPYDPTVGQQIAEMLRPSMGEQIPTDPKEIANAIGRGWWKPNPEAATQLLERAGFTKQGDQWLKPDGTPFSITLLVEGDQRPVMTRAGTMIVQQWRQFGIAAKTQAYPSDFFPRVESGDFEAAIGWSVETWGGHPDLSFFLDSWHSEFLKPRGERQPPRNRQRWTHPELDKIIEEIRTIDFDDPKVQELGQEYIKLAAREMPIIPLMSYNVFTMMDTTYWTGFPSADDPYTNPVSNWANTKYMFVRLKPAKAQ; encoded by the coding sequence ATGCGCATCATGCGAGTCTTGGCGTTCTTCGCGAGCGCGTGGTTGGGGGCACAGTCCGCTCTTGCTCAAGGTATCTCGAACCTGCCGCGCGAAGAGACCATCATCATCGAGAACCCGCAGGGCACGATCACCAACCCGCCCTGGTTCAACATCTGGATGGTCGCGCGCGGCGGCAACTCCACCGGCCTGCAGCAACTCGGCATGGATACGCTCTGGTATATCGATCCCGATGCCGGGATCGACGGCGTCTGGGACAACTCGCTTGCCGCCGACAAACCGCAATACAATGCCGACTTCACCGAGATGACGGTCAAGCTCCGGGACGGCATCTTCTGGAGCGACGGCGTGGAGTTCACCGCCGACGATGTCATCTTCACGGTGGAGACGCAGATCAAGAATCCCAGCATGATCTGGGGGCCTGTCTTCGCGGCCAGCGTCGACTCGGTGACGGCGCCGGACAAACGTACCGTGGTCTTCAAGCTGAAGCGGCCCAACTCCCGCTTCCATGCCACCTTCACGGTGCGCTGGAACGCAGCCTGGATCATGCCGAAACACGTGTTCGAAAAAGTGGAGGACCCGACCAAGTTCGACTTCAACCCGCCGGTCACGATCGGTCCTTACAAGCTTCACAGCTTCGACCCGAACGGCAAGTGGTACATCTGGGAGAAGCGCGAGGACTGGCAGCGCACGTCGCTCGCCCGCCACGGGGAGCCGGGCCCGAAATATGCCGCCTACATTGATCCGGGCCCGCCCGACAAGCGCGTCATCCTGCAGCTCAACCACCAGCTCGATATCATCCACGACACTTCGCCCGAGGGCGTGTTCACCCTGGTCAAGCAGTCGCCGACCTCGCAAGGCTGGTTCAAGGGCTTCCCTTACGCCCATCCCGATCCCACTCTGCCGGCGGTCTTGTTCAACCATCAGGTCGAGCCGTTCCAGAACGCCGACGTGCGCTGGGCGTTGGCGCTGCTGATCGACATCAAGGCAGTCTCGATGGCTTCCTATCGCGGCGCCGCGACGATCTCGGCCATCGGTGTCCCGCCAACCGGGCTCTATGGCAAATACTATTTCGACCCGATTGAGGACTGGCTCAAGAATTTCGAGATCGATACCGGCAAGAGCAAATACAAACCTTACGACCCGACCGTTGGCCAGCAGATCGCCGAAATGCTGCGGCCGTCGATGGGCGAGCAGATCCCGACCGATCCCAAAGAGATCGCTAATGCCATTGGCCGCGGCTGGTGGAAACCGAATCCCGAGGCGGCCACCCAGCTTCTGGAGCGCGCCGGCTTCACGAAACAGGGCGATCAATGGCTGAAGCCGGACGGGACGCCCTTCTCGATCACGCTTCTGGTGGAAGGCGACCAGCGGCCGGTCATGACGCGCGCCGGCACCATGATCGTGCAGCAATGGCGCCAGTTCGGCATCGCCGCCAAGACGCAGGCCTATCCATCGGACTTCTTCCCGCGCGTCGAATCAGGTGACTTCGAGGCCGCAATCGGCTGGAGTGTGGAGACCTGGGGTGGTCACCCCGACCTGTCATTCTTCCTCGACAGCTGGCACTCGGAATTCCTGAAGCCGAGGGGCGAGCGCCAGCCGCCGCGCAACCGCCAGCGCTGGACGCATCCGGAGTTGGACAAGATCATCGAGGAGATCCGCACGATCGACTTCGACGATCCGAAAGTACAGGAGCTCGGCCAGGAATATATCAAGCTCGCGGCCCGGGAGATGCCTATCATCCCGCTGATGTCGTACAACGTGTTCACCATGATGGATACGACCTACTGGACGGGATTCCCGAGCGCGGATGATCCCTACACCAACCCGGTCTCGAACTGGGCGAACACCAAATACATGTTCGTCAGACTGAAGCCCGCCAAGGCCCAGTAG
- a CDS encoding alpha-N-arabinofuranosidase — translation MKAKAVVHKDFRIGRIDDRVYGAFLEHLGRAIYTGIYEPGHPSADEHGFRRDVIEMVRELNVPVTRYPGGNFVSAYNWEDGIGPKESRPVTLDYAWRTKETNEVGIDEFAAWCKAAGTDLMLAVNLGSRGLDEARGLLEYCNHPGGSRWSDLRIKNGRREPYDVRLWCLGNEMDGPWQVGHKTAYEYGRIANETAKAMKAFDPTLQLVACGSSHSFMPSYPQWEADVLDECYDNVDYLSLHMYFENYEDDYLNFLAKPVTLDRYIQTVSGVIDYVKAKKRSKKDIYISFDEWNVWYHSRRQDHDNFKNWDWPEAPALLEEIYNFEDVLVVGCILNTFIRRADRVRIACIAQLVNAIAPITTERGGRAFRQTIYYPYLLASRHGRGESLAVAVDGPRYDAKAADDVPYIDVAAVLDHAGSMISLFVISKHPDEETELTVDLAGFLSARLIEHVVIHHPDLKAVNSADAPDLVKPQLQNGSVVEEGRLLCRLKPRSYNLIRLSV, via the coding sequence ATGAAGGCGAAGGCTGTCGTCCACAAGGATTTTCGCATCGGCCGGATCGACGACCGCGTCTACGGTGCGTTTCTGGAGCATCTCGGGCGGGCGATCTACACTGGCATCTACGAACCCGGCCATCCGTCCGCCGATGAGCACGGGTTCCGCCGCGACGTCATCGAGATGGTGCGCGAGCTGAACGTTCCCGTCACGCGCTACCCCGGCGGCAACTTCGTCTCCGCCTATAATTGGGAGGACGGGATTGGGCCCAAGGAGAGCCGCCCCGTCACGCTCGACTATGCCTGGCGAACGAAGGAAACCAACGAGGTCGGAATCGACGAGTTCGCGGCCTGGTGCAAAGCGGCCGGCACGGATCTGATGTTAGCTGTCAATCTCGGCTCACGCGGTCTCGACGAGGCGCGCGGGCTGCTTGAATACTGCAACCATCCCGGCGGCAGCCGCTGGAGCGACCTTCGCATCAAGAACGGCCGGCGCGAACCGTACGACGTGCGCCTATGGTGCCTCGGCAACGAGATGGACGGGCCATGGCAGGTCGGGCACAAGACAGCCTACGAATACGGCCGCATCGCCAACGAGACGGCGAAGGCGATGAAGGCATTCGATCCGACGCTGCAACTCGTCGCCTGCGGCAGCTCACACTCGTTCATGCCATCCTATCCGCAATGGGAAGCCGATGTGCTCGACGAGTGCTACGACAATGTCGATTACCTGTCGCTGCATATGTATTTCGAGAATTACGAGGACGATTACCTCAATTTCCTCGCCAAGCCGGTAACCCTCGACCGCTACATCCAAACCGTGAGCGGCGTGATCGACTATGTTAAGGCCAAGAAGCGGTCGAAGAAGGACATCTACATCTCCTTCGATGAATGGAACGTCTGGTACCATTCGCGCCGCCAGGACCACGACAATTTCAAGAACTGGGATTGGCCGGAAGCGCCGGCGCTGCTCGAGGAGATCTATAATTTCGAGGACGTGCTCGTCGTGGGCTGCATCCTCAACACCTTCATCCGCCGCGCCGACCGTGTGCGGATCGCCTGCATCGCGCAGCTCGTCAATGCCATCGCCCCGATCACCACCGAACGTGGCGGGCGCGCTTTCCGGCAGACGATCTATTACCCCTATCTGCTCGCCTCGCGTCACGGGCGCGGCGAAAGCCTGGCCGTCGCGGTCGACGGGCCGCGTTACGACGCCAAGGCCGCCGACGACGTGCCCTATATCGACGTCGCCGCGGTGCTTGATCACGCGGGCAGCATGATCTCGCTGTTCGTCATCAGCAAGCATCCGGACGAGGAAACCGAACTCACAGTCGACCTTGCCGGTTTTCTCTCGGCACGGCTGATCGAGCATGTCGTCATCCACCATCCGGACCTGAAGGCGGTGAACTCCGCCGACGCGCCGGATCTGGTGAAGCCGCAACTGCAGAACGGCTCGGTGGTCGAGGAGGGCCGCCTTCTGTGCCGCCTCAAGCCGCGCTCCTACAATCTCATCCGGCTGTCGGTTTGA